Proteins encoded together in one Microbacterium sp. ABRD28 window:
- a CDS encoding ABC transporter substrate-binding protein encodes MNLVSRRRRLAVAALVLPALALAACSAPAAPGGEVPDSWDQVLADADGQTVQLWMYGGDDQGNAYVDDILAPAVAEYGVTLERVPVTDTRDALNRVFTEIQAGRDDGTVDLIWVNGDNFRTGKEADAWLCGWTDLLPNMANTDPEDPLLLSDFGTEVDGCEAPWHKAQFTLVYNADTVTDVPTSMAEVLEWAEANPGRFTYPAPPDFTGSVFVREVLASVSGGADEVPVDFSQVAFDELTPALYDRLTDLAPSLWRGGDTYPANEAELGQLFADGQVDMMMTYGPATLTGLVADGTYPAGTKVLELADGTVGNASFLGLPANSNAVAGAMVVANESLSVQQQVAKAEPEVWGQFTVLDIEGLEPGDRALFDTLPASPVVPPYEVLSKNAHAELAAEWVPAIDEGWRTEVLGR; translated from the coding sequence ATGAACCTCGTATCCCGCCGCCGGCGTCTCGCCGTCGCCGCCCTCGTGCTCCCCGCGCTGGCCCTCGCCGCGTGCTCCGCCCCTGCAGCCCCCGGCGGCGAGGTGCCCGACAGCTGGGATCAGGTCCTGGCCGATGCCGACGGCCAGACGGTGCAGCTGTGGATGTACGGCGGAGACGATCAGGGCAACGCCTACGTCGACGACATCCTCGCCCCGGCCGTCGCCGAGTACGGCGTCACCCTCGAGCGGGTGCCCGTGACCGACACCCGCGACGCCCTCAACCGCGTCTTCACCGAGATCCAGGCTGGACGAGACGACGGCACCGTCGACCTCATCTGGGTCAACGGCGACAACTTCCGCACCGGCAAAGAGGCCGACGCGTGGCTGTGCGGGTGGACGGATCTGCTGCCGAACATGGCGAACACCGATCCCGAAGACCCGCTGCTGCTGTCCGATTTCGGCACCGAGGTCGACGGGTGCGAGGCCCCCTGGCACAAGGCGCAGTTCACCCTCGTCTACAACGCCGACACCGTCACCGACGTCCCCACGTCGATGGCGGAGGTGCTCGAGTGGGCGGAAGCCAACCCCGGACGATTCACCTACCCCGCGCCGCCGGACTTCACCGGCTCGGTGTTCGTGCGCGAGGTGCTGGCCAGCGTATCGGGAGGCGCCGACGAGGTGCCTGTCGACTTCTCGCAGGTGGCGTTCGATGAGCTCACGCCGGCGCTGTACGACCGCCTGACCGATCTCGCGCCGAGCCTCTGGCGCGGCGGCGACACGTATCCCGCGAATGAGGCCGAGCTCGGCCAGCTCTTCGCCGACGGTCAGGTCGACATGATGATGACCTACGGCCCCGCCACCCTCACCGGACTCGTCGCCGACGGCACCTACCCCGCCGGGACGAAGGTGCTCGAACTCGCCGACGGCACCGTCGGCAACGCCAGCTTCCTCGGCCTTCCCGCCAATTCGAACGCCGTCGCCGGCGCGATGGTCGTCGCGAACGAGTCCCTGTCGGTGCAGCAGCAGGTCGCCAAGGCCGAGCCCGAGGTCTGGGGACAGTTCACCGTCCTCGACATCGAGGGCCTGGAACCGGGCGATCGGGCGCTGTTCGACACGCTGCCCGCCTCGCCGGTGGTGCCCCCGTACGAGGTGCTGTCGAAGAACGCCCACGCCGAGCTCGCCGCCGAGTGGGTTCCCGCCATCGACGAGGGGTGGCGCACGGAGGTTCTCGGCCGGTGA
- a CDS encoding VTT domain-containing protein, translated as MITRNRRSVSRGAIIRLISLGVFVAAAVSVGLLLPPLDVDGLRALFGDLGWTGLVAFAAIYGLLTLSPVPKGVLSIGAGVVWGFGVGVLAVYAGALLGATLAFWASRLLGRDAVARLMGRRAAAIDDLFERRGFLSILGLRLVPVVPFTALNYASGLTGVRYPAYAAATAVGIIPGTAAYVALGAFGIEAGPLFWVALGALGALSLIGAAAGVVVQRRRVRARAAGAASDAPAGSEQRAATGLEDRSGRGAEHA; from the coding sequence ATGATCACGCGAAATCGCCGCAGCGTTTCCCGGGGTGCGATCATCCGATTGATCTCTCTCGGTGTCTTCGTCGCCGCGGCGGTTTCGGTTGGACTGCTGCTGCCCCCGCTCGATGTCGACGGCCTGCGCGCCCTGTTCGGCGACCTCGGGTGGACCGGTCTCGTGGCGTTCGCGGCGATCTACGGGCTGCTCACCCTCTCTCCCGTGCCGAAGGGCGTGTTGAGCATCGGTGCGGGCGTGGTGTGGGGGTTCGGCGTCGGGGTGCTCGCCGTCTACGCCGGGGCGCTCCTGGGGGCGACACTGGCCTTCTGGGCGTCGCGGCTGCTCGGACGCGACGCCGTCGCGCGGCTGATGGGACGTCGGGCCGCCGCCATCGACGACCTGTTCGAGCGTCGTGGGTTCCTCTCGATCCTCGGGCTCCGCCTGGTGCCGGTCGTGCCGTTCACCGCCCTGAACTACGCCTCCGGCCTCACCGGCGTCAGATATCCCGCCTACGCCGCCGCGACCGCGGTCGGCATCATCCCCGGCACGGCGGCCTACGTCGCGCTCGGCGCGTTCGGCATCGAGGCAGGGCCGCTCTTCTGGGTCGCTCTGGGGGCGCTCGGCGCGCTGTCCCTCATCGGGGCGGCCGCCGGGGTGGTCGTGCAGCGCCGCCGCGTGCGTGCGCGCGCCGCCGGCGCGGCATCCGATGCTCCCGCCGGCTCCGAACAGAGAGCGGCGACCGGCCTGGAAGACCGGAGCGGACGGGGGGCCGAGCATGCTTGA
- a CDS encoding CDP-alcohol phosphatidyltransferase family protein, which yields MLDAALRPRLARPLEALAALLDRPGITPDRLTVAGLVLGLASAVGAAFQLWIPALVLWLVSRVVDGLDGTLARRRAAARGEARGGTHAGGFLDIAADFVVYGATVVGVAIGAAAGGAPWWPFLLVLLAYYVNGTAFLAFSSIAERAGRRIDDGRSLSFLGGLAEATETIAVHALWLILPFWAAEIAVVWAVIVGLSATQRIVVGYRALR from the coding sequence ATGCTTGATGCGGCGCTGCGACCCCGCCTCGCGCGGCCACTCGAAGCCCTCGCGGCTCTGCTCGACCGGCCGGGGATCACGCCCGACCGTCTCACCGTCGCCGGACTCGTCCTGGGTCTTGCCTCCGCGGTGGGCGCGGCGTTCCAGCTGTGGATCCCGGCGCTGGTGCTCTGGCTCGTCTCCCGTGTCGTCGACGGTCTGGACGGCACGCTCGCGCGGCGTCGAGCGGCCGCCCGAGGGGAGGCGCGGGGCGGCACCCACGCGGGCGGCTTCCTCGACATCGCCGCAGACTTCGTCGTCTACGGGGCGACCGTCGTGGGGGTCGCCATCGGAGCGGCCGCCGGCGGAGCGCCGTGGTGGCCGTTCCTGCTCGTGCTCCTGGCCTACTACGTCAACGGCACTGCATTCCTGGCGTTCTCGTCGATCGCCGAGCGGGCCGGGCGCCGCATCGACGACGGTCGCTCGCTGTCGTTCCTCGGCGGGCTCGCCGAGGCGACCGAGACCATCGCGGTGCACGCGCTGTGGCTCATCCTGCCGTTCTGGGCGGCCGAGATCGCCGTGGTGTGGGCGGTGATCGTCGGGCTCAGCGCGACGCAGCGGATCGTCGTCGGCTACCGGGCACTGCGCTGA
- a CDS encoding FAD-dependent oxidoreductase, with the protein MTSPSSRRARILSPADASGDWDLVVIGAGSAGLVASRTAASLGARTLLIEAARFGGECLHTGCVPSKALIAAAHAAHTARTASRLGVEVTGVTVDFARVMARVRAAIAHIEPVDAPEALVAKGVFVLTGRARFTGPTELEVDGHRLRFRDAVIATGSHPVTPDVPGAADLPILTNETFWDLERRPETLLVQGGGPIGCELAQAMARLGTRVTLAHRGERILPREDAAASRIVHDALVRDGVDVRVNTTVTALTPVGPAGAGTAHLSDGTEVAFDRMLAALGRRAAVEGLGIEEAGVRLTPDGDIEVDRTLRTSNPRIRAAGDVTPLPRFTHTAGFFGSTAATNAVLGLSRRVDVAAVPRVTFTAPEVGAIGVAPADARTQGLRVVTTEHDDVDRAIADHDTAGHTTLVIDRRGRLRGASVVGPRAGEVLGEVTTAIAAGVSVRALASTIHAYPTYADAAWNAAIGAAQDGLDRGIVGRGIRFLRRRHARRAAL; encoded by the coding sequence GTGACCTCCCCGTCGTCTCGCCGCGCCCGCATCCTCTCCCCCGCCGACGCGTCCGGCGACTGGGATCTCGTCGTCATCGGCGCGGGGAGCGCCGGCCTGGTGGCCAGCCGGACCGCGGCCTCCCTGGGCGCACGCACCCTCCTGATCGAGGCCGCGCGGTTCGGCGGCGAATGCCTCCACACCGGCTGCGTCCCCTCGAAGGCCCTCATCGCGGCCGCGCACGCGGCCCACACCGCCCGTACCGCCTCACGCCTCGGCGTCGAGGTCACGGGGGTCACCGTCGACTTCGCGCGGGTGATGGCCCGCGTCCGCGCTGCGATCGCGCACATCGAGCCCGTCGACGCCCCCGAGGCCCTGGTGGCCAAGGGCGTCTTCGTGCTCACCGGTCGCGCGCGGTTCACCGGCCCGACGGAACTCGAGGTCGACGGACACCGCCTCCGGTTCCGCGACGCGGTCATCGCCACCGGCAGCCACCCGGTGACGCCGGACGTGCCGGGCGCCGCCGATCTACCGATCCTCACCAACGAGACCTTCTGGGATCTCGAGCGCCGGCCCGAGACCCTGCTCGTGCAGGGCGGCGGACCGATCGGGTGCGAGCTCGCGCAGGCGATGGCGCGCCTGGGCACGCGGGTCACGCTGGCGCACCGGGGCGAGCGGATCCTTCCCCGGGAAGATGCCGCGGCGAGTCGGATCGTCCACGACGCCCTCGTCCGCGACGGCGTCGACGTCCGGGTGAACACGACGGTCACGGCGCTGACGCCTGTCGGACCCGCTGGTGCCGGCACCGCGCACCTCTCGGACGGAACGGAGGTCGCCTTCGATCGGATGCTGGCGGCGCTCGGCCGTCGCGCCGCCGTCGAGGGCCTGGGGATCGAAGAGGCGGGGGTGCGCCTCACGCCCGACGGCGACATCGAGGTCGACCGCACGCTGCGCACCTCCAACCCGCGCATCCGCGCGGCCGGCGACGTGACCCCGCTGCCGCGGTTCACCCACACCGCGGGCTTCTTCGGCAGCACGGCGGCGACGAACGCCGTTCTCGGTCTTTCGCGCAGGGTGGATGTCGCGGCCGTGCCGCGGGTGACCTTCACCGCCCCCGAGGTCGGCGCGATCGGCGTCGCACCCGCCGATGCCCGCACGCAGGGTCTGCGTGTCGTGACCACGGAGCATGACGACGTCGACCGCGCCATCGCCGACCACGACACCGCCGGGCACACCACGCTCGTCATCGACCGCCGCGGACGGCTGCGCGGCGCGTCCGTCGTCGGCCCCCGCGCGGGCGAAGTACTCGGGGAGGTGACGACCGCGATCGCCGCGGGAGTCTCGGTTCGTGCCCTCGCGAGCACGATCCACGCCTACCCCACCTACGCCGACGCCGCCTGGAACGCCGCGATCGGCGCCGCGCAGGACGGCCTCGATCGCGGAATCGTCGGCCGCGGCATCCGATTCCTCCGGCGGCGGCACGCCCGCCGCGCAGCGCTCTGA
- a CDS encoding methyltransferase domain-containing protein encodes MARPFRRYSAGARWYDLLSGERWVYRAGRVAGIGLMDLRAGDVVLDLGCGTGLNFPLLHAAVGDRGRIVGVDRSTDMLAVARERVRREGWTNVTLIEADAAELDVEDVRARVAEATGRGRAGAVDAVLSTYVLSVMRGGAADAWRRAVTLVRPGGVLAVVDMQPPTGRWRILAPLAHLACALGGADIHARTWRFVARDAAPGSVREVTVRGGHIVAAVGRLPGEDVPATRS; translated from the coding sequence ATGGCCAGGCCTTTCCGCCGCTACAGCGCCGGCGCTCGGTGGTACGACCTGCTCTCGGGGGAGCGCTGGGTCTACCGGGCGGGTCGGGTCGCCGGGATCGGGCTCATGGATCTGCGGGCCGGGGACGTCGTCCTCGACCTCGGTTGCGGCACGGGCCTGAACTTCCCGCTGCTGCACGCCGCCGTCGGCGACCGCGGGCGCATCGTCGGCGTCGACCGCAGCACCGACATGCTCGCCGTCGCGCGGGAGCGGGTGCGCCGCGAGGGGTGGACGAACGTCACGCTCATCGAGGCGGACGCGGCCGAGCTCGACGTCGAGGACGTGCGGGCGCGGGTCGCCGAGGCCACCGGGCGTGGGCGTGCGGGCGCCGTCGATGCGGTGCTGTCGACCTATGTGCTGAGCGTCATGCGCGGCGGGGCCGCCGACGCGTGGCGACGGGCGGTGACGCTCGTGCGGCCCGGGGGCGTTCTTGCCGTGGTCGACATGCAACCGCCGACCGGACGCTGGCGGATCCTCGCGCCGCTCGCGCACCTCGCCTGTGCTCTCGGAGGTGCCGACATCCATGCCCGAACGTGGCGCTTCGTCGCGCGCGACGCCGCACCCGGTTCGGTGCGCGAGGTCACGGTGCGCGGTGGCCATATCGTCGCGGCCGTCGGTCGCTTGCCCGGAGAGGACGTTCCCGCCACCCGATCGTGA
- a CDS encoding MFS transporter, producing MADLSRRRWAGLVFISIAVSLIIVDSTIVNVAIPAIVDDLGISSTEVQWVQEAYTLVFAALLLVFGSVADRIGRKRMLLIGVVIFAASSILAALSTSGGMLIAARFVQGVGGAMILPTTLSLINATFRGRERGIAFAVWGSTIGGMAAVGPLLGGWLTTAFSWHWAFGINIPLGILIFVGVMVTVAESRGTDTRRTDAVGAVLSVITMAALVFGLIEGRNYGWWTTDGSIELAGITWPWDLSPVPIALAIAVLGLIAFIAWGLRRRRLGRSTLLSFDLFRIPSFRNGNIAATIVSLGEFGVILALPLWLQFVLGFDALQTGFILLALAIGSFVASGLAGAASGRVAPVWVVRLGLVAEIIGIGGLGFVITPDANWVLLLPFLFVYGLGVGLATAQLTGVVLADVPVAEGGQASGTQSTARQVGAALGIAVLGTILFTSTSAALTASLDDQGVPAAQRDQVVSSVVDSAGGAIAGLRENPQTAQIADAAAEAFSDGTRYATWAAAGFLVIGLAATASLGSGAGGTGGRSRTDEEAGASPASDRVPGPTVET from the coding sequence ATGGCAGATCTGTCGCGCCGCCGGTGGGCGGGCCTGGTGTTCATCAGCATCGCGGTGTCGCTCATCATCGTCGACTCCACCATCGTCAACGTCGCCATCCCCGCGATCGTCGACGACCTCGGCATCTCCTCCACCGAGGTGCAGTGGGTCCAAGAGGCCTACACCCTCGTCTTCGCCGCGCTCCTGCTGGTCTTCGGCAGCGTCGCCGATCGCATCGGCCGGAAGCGGATGCTGCTGATCGGCGTGGTCATCTTCGCGGCATCCTCGATCCTCGCCGCCCTGTCGACCTCGGGCGGCATGCTCATCGCCGCGCGCTTCGTCCAGGGTGTGGGCGGGGCGATGATCCTGCCGACGACCCTGTCGCTCATCAACGCCACCTTCCGGGGTCGCGAGCGGGGCATCGCCTTCGCAGTGTGGGGGTCGACGATCGGCGGCATGGCCGCCGTCGGCCCGCTCCTCGGCGGCTGGCTGACCACCGCGTTCTCGTGGCACTGGGCCTTCGGCATCAACATCCCCCTCGGCATCCTCATCTTCGTCGGCGTGATGGTGACCGTCGCCGAGTCGCGCGGCACCGACACCCGCCGCACCGACGCCGTCGGCGCCGTGCTCTCGGTGATCACGATGGCCGCGCTGGTGTTCGGTCTCATCGAGGGGCGCAACTACGGCTGGTGGACGACGGACGGCTCGATCGAGCTCGCCGGGATCACCTGGCCGTGGGATCTTTCCCCCGTTCCCATCGCCCTCGCGATCGCGGTGCTCGGGCTCATCGCCTTCATCGCGTGGGGTCTGCGACGCCGGCGGCTCGGGCGCTCGACGCTCCTGAGCTTCGACCTCTTCCGCATCCCGTCGTTCCGCAACGGCAACATCGCGGCGACAATCGTCTCGCTCGGCGAGTTCGGCGTCATCCTCGCCCTCCCGCTCTGGCTGCAGTTCGTGCTGGGCTTCGACGCCCTGCAGACGGGGTTCATCCTCCTCGCGCTCGCGATCGGATCCTTCGTGGCGAGCGGCCTCGCCGGCGCCGCGAGCGGGAGGGTCGCGCCGGTGTGGGTGGTGCGGTTGGGCCTCGTCGCCGAGATCATCGGCATCGGCGGCCTCGGGTTCGTCATCACCCCCGACGCGAACTGGGTGCTCCTGCTTCCCTTCCTCTTCGTCTACGGCCTGGGGGTCGGTCTCGCCACCGCGCAGCTGACCGGGGTGGTCCTCGCCGATGTGCCGGTCGCCGAGGGTGGCCAGGCGTCGGGCACGCAGTCCACCGCGCGCCAGGTCGGTGCGGCACTCGGCATCGCGGTGCTCGGCACGATCCTCTTCACCAGCACCTCCGCCGCCCTCACGGCCTCGCTCGATGACCAGGGGGTCCCGGCCGCGCAGCGCGATCAGGTCGTCTCGTCGGTGGTGGACAGTGCCGGGGGCGCGATCGCAGGCTTGCGTGAGAATCCCCAGACGGCTCAGATCGCGGATGCCGCGGCGGAGGCGTTCTCGGACGGCACCCGTTACGCGACGTGGGCGGCCGCCGGGTTCCTCGTGATCGGCCTCGCCGCCACGGCATCGCTGGGGAGCGGTGCCGGTGGGACCGGCGGGCGGTCACGCACCGATGAGGAGGCCGGCGCAAGCCCTGCGAGCGATCGGGTGCCCGGGCCTACCGTGGAGACATGA
- a CDS encoding amidohydrolase translates to MSDALAITGGYVVPVVGDPIDGGTVVVVDGVITAVGGAETEVPDGARVVDATGKWVLPGFVEAHGHLGVHEDGEGWSGNDTNEMTDPNGARFRALDGIDIEEVGFRDALRGGVTTAVIKPGSGNPIGGRTVAMKTWGGRTVDEQVLAHDVSVKSALGENPKRVYGEKKQTPSTRLGVAAVLRQAFVEARTYAEKRAAAATKGEPFERDLGKETLASVLEGDLLWDQHCHRHDDIATAIRLSEEFGYRLVVNHGTEGHKIADVLAEKDIPVIFGPMLTSRSKVELRDRAIGNLALIAAAGVKVAITTDHPVVPIEQIRLQAILAVREGLAPRTALEALTVNPASILRLDDRVGALAEGLDGDVVVWSGDPLDVDSAVEQVFIGGAPVLEPAGDDSAPRVVERWERFGRRSWMA, encoded by the coding sequence ATGTCTGACGCACTCGCGATCACCGGTGGTTACGTCGTCCCCGTCGTCGGGGACCCGATCGACGGGGGGACGGTCGTCGTCGTCGACGGTGTCATCACCGCCGTCGGTGGTGCGGAGACCGAGGTTCCCGACGGCGCCCGCGTCGTGGATGCGACGGGGAAGTGGGTGCTCCCCGGGTTCGTCGAGGCCCACGGACACCTCGGCGTCCACGAGGACGGCGAGGGATGGTCGGGCAACGACACCAACGAGATGACCGACCCCAACGGCGCCCGCTTCCGGGCGCTCGACGGCATCGACATCGAAGAGGTCGGCTTCCGCGACGCGCTCCGCGGCGGGGTGACGACAGCGGTCATCAAGCCCGGATCGGGAAATCCCATCGGCGGGCGCACGGTGGCCATGAAGACCTGGGGTGGCCGCACGGTCGACGAGCAGGTGCTCGCGCACGACGTGTCGGTCAAGTCCGCCCTCGGTGAGAACCCCAAGCGGGTCTACGGCGAGAAGAAGCAGACGCCCTCGACCCGCCTCGGGGTCGCGGCGGTGCTGCGTCAGGCGTTCGTCGAGGCGCGCACGTACGCCGAGAAGCGCGCGGCCGCGGCGACGAAGGGCGAGCCGTTCGAGCGCGATCTCGGCAAGGAGACCCTGGCGTCCGTCCTCGAGGGCGACCTGCTGTGGGACCAGCACTGCCACCGCCACGACGACATCGCCACCGCGATCCGCCTCTCGGAGGAGTTCGGGTACCGCCTCGTCGTCAACCACGGCACCGAGGGGCACAAGATCGCCGACGTGCTGGCGGAGAAGGACATCCCGGTGATCTTCGGACCGATGCTGACGTCGCGTTCGAAGGTCGAACTGCGCGACCGGGCGATCGGCAACCTGGCGCTGATCGCCGCCGCCGGCGTGAAGGTCGCGATCACCACCGACCACCCCGTGGTGCCGATCGAGCAGATCCGGTTGCAGGCGATCCTCGCCGTCCGCGAAGGTCTCGCCCCTCGGACGGCGCTCGAGGCTCTCACCGTCAACCCCGCATCGATCCTCCGCTTGGATGATCGGGTGGGGGCGCTCGCCGAGGGACTCGACGGCGACGTCGTCGTCTGGTCGGGCGATCCGCTCGACGTCGACTCGGCCGTCGAGCAGGTCTTCATCGGAGGCGCGCCGGTGCTCGAGCCCGCGGGCGACGATTCCGCCCCGCGGGTCGTGGAGCGCTGGGAGCGCTTCGGCCGACGCTCGTGGATGGCCTGA
- a CDS encoding MFS transporter, which translates to MRERAALRFLDRLRFGPLHRRVWWLSAMGILLDGFDFFIVGVAVPLIVADWGITPLETGLLTSAAVVGAIFGAAIMGPLSDRIGRKLAFRIDLGMFVVFAVASALAPDIWWLIAFRFLLGVGIGADYPIAASYVAEISPGRLRPRLLIGAFSFQAVGQLLGALVGLVVLTVDPHPEAWRWMLAAGIVPAVIIVALRRGVPESPIWLASQARYLEAAAVMSRFAGRQVVETEIRDVSPSADHPVLVRATGIVPTVRKRALFAGEYRKATALTTVPWFFMDIATYGVGVFTPTIIAALALGSSASTPFIADDITSTEGAAVLDLFLVVGFAAAILLVRRLGLILMQSVGFVVMAVALLALGSTQLVAPSPVQVAVIFLAFAAFNLFMNGGPNATTFAMPTAAFPAEVRGAGAGFGAAAGKAGAAVGTFFFPILQAELGLFATLSIIAGGCLLAAAATILFRHQVRREQVIRDAAGDADLVGVIG; encoded by the coding sequence ATGCGAGAGCGCGCGGCCCTTCGATTCCTCGACCGGCTGAGATTCGGCCCCCTCCACCGGCGGGTGTGGTGGCTGTCGGCCATGGGCATTCTGCTCGACGGCTTCGACTTCTTCATCGTCGGTGTCGCGGTGCCGCTCATCGTCGCCGACTGGGGGATCACCCCGCTCGAGACGGGGCTTCTCACCAGCGCCGCGGTGGTGGGTGCCATCTTCGGCGCGGCGATCATGGGGCCGCTCTCCGACCGCATCGGGCGGAAGCTCGCGTTCCGCATCGACCTCGGCATGTTCGTCGTCTTCGCCGTCGCCTCCGCCCTCGCCCCCGACATCTGGTGGCTGATCGCCTTCCGGTTCCTGCTCGGGGTGGGGATCGGCGCCGATTACCCGATCGCAGCGAGCTACGTCGCCGAGATCTCACCGGGGCGGCTGCGTCCGAGGCTGCTGATCGGAGCCTTCAGCTTCCAGGCCGTGGGGCAGCTCCTGGGTGCGCTCGTCGGGCTCGTCGTCCTCACCGTCGATCCGCACCCCGAGGCCTGGAGATGGATGCTGGCGGCCGGCATCGTCCCGGCGGTCATCATCGTGGCCCTCCGCCGGGGAGTGCCGGAGAGCCCGATCTGGCTGGCTTCCCAGGCGAGATACCTCGAGGCGGCCGCGGTGATGAGCCGGTTCGCCGGGCGCCAGGTCGTCGAGACAGAGATCCGGGATGTCTCGCCCTCGGCGGATCACCCCGTTCTGGTGCGCGCGACGGGGATCGTGCCGACCGTGCGCAAGCGCGCACTGTTCGCGGGCGAGTACCGGAAGGCGACCGCGCTCACGACCGTGCCGTGGTTCTTCATGGACATCGCCACCTACGGGGTCGGTGTGTTCACCCCGACGATCATCGCCGCACTCGCGCTCGGCTCCTCGGCGAGCACCCCGTTCATCGCCGATGACATCACCTCGACCGAGGGCGCCGCCGTGCTCGACCTGTTCCTCGTCGTCGGCTTCGCCGCTGCCATCCTGCTGGTCCGGCGTCTGGGACTCATCCTCATGCAGTCGGTGGGGTTCGTCGTGATGGCGGTGGCCCTGCTCGCGCTCGGATCGACGCAGCTCGTGGCGCCGTCACCGGTGCAGGTGGCGGTCATCTTCCTCGCGTTCGCCGCGTTCAACCTGTTCATGAACGGCGGACCCAACGCCACCACCTTCGCGATGCCGACCGCGGCGTTCCCCGCCGAGGTGCGCGGCGCGGGCGCGGGTTTCGGTGCCGCCGCGGGGAAGGCCGGCGCGGCGGTGGGCACCTTCTTCTTCCCGATCCTGCAGGCAGAGCTCGGCCTCTTCGCCACGCTCTCGATCATCGCCGGCGGGTGCCTTCTCGCCGCCGCGGCGACGATTCTCTTCCGACACCAGGTGCGTCGCGAGCAGGTGATCCGCGATGCCGCGGGCGATGCCGATCTCGTGGGTGTGATCGGGTAG
- a CDS encoding MFS transporter: MSAMFRSFSIFNYRVWFIGALVSNIGQWMQATALSWVVLTQLTDNDAAAMGVTMALQFAPPLLLVGVTGWVADRFDRRRLLVVTQSLLMVLGIVIGILLLVGVMTLWLMYAFALALGVIAAFDNPARQAFVSDLVARENASNAVALNAASFNGARMIGPAVAGIVIVAVGTGWVFLLNGATFLAMIVALALIRPHELIPRIKAPGASRLADGFRYVARRPDLIVTFSMVFLLGAFGMNFPIFASTMALEFGRDADGYGLLSSILAIGSLFGALLAARRDRARIRVVIGGALLFVVAAVVSAFMPVYWLYAVTLMFTGFAVVTMLTTANGYVQTTTDPALRGRVLALYMAILMGGTPIGAPIVGWVAAEFGPRAAILLGAGAGFVAFAIGATWLIVSGRLHRRENARFRLTIDETRPLSVVQASPEEFSDEVAETTPIALPIGDKGRPAPARRAG, encoded by the coding sequence ATGAGCGCGATGTTCCGTTCGTTCTCGATCTTCAACTACCGCGTGTGGTTCATCGGCGCGCTGGTGTCGAACATCGGCCAGTGGATGCAGGCCACCGCCCTCAGCTGGGTGGTGCTCACGCAGCTGACCGACAACGACGCCGCGGCGATGGGCGTGACGATGGCCCTGCAGTTCGCACCCCCGCTGCTCCTCGTCGGCGTCACCGGCTGGGTCGCCGACCGGTTCGACCGGCGGAGACTGCTCGTGGTGACCCAGAGCCTCCTCATGGTGCTCGGCATCGTCATCGGCATCCTGCTGCTGGTCGGCGTGATGACGCTGTGGCTGATGTACGCCTTCGCGCTTGCACTCGGCGTCATCGCCGCGTTCGACAACCCCGCCCGGCAGGCTTTCGTCTCCGATCTGGTCGCACGCGAGAACGCCTCGAATGCCGTGGCACTGAACGCCGCGTCGTTCAACGGCGCCCGGATGATCGGACCCGCCGTGGCCGGTATCGTCATCGTCGCCGTCGGCACCGGGTGGGTGTTCCTGCTCAACGGCGCCACCTTCCTCGCGATGATCGTCGCGCTCGCCCTCATCCGCCCGCACGAACTCATCCCCCGGATCAAGGCGCCCGGCGCCTCGCGGCTCGCCGACGGCTTCCGGTACGTGGCCCGCCGCCCCGACCTCATCGTGACGTTTTCGATGGTGTTCCTCCTGGGCGCGTTCGGAATGAACTTCCCGATCTTCGCCTCGACCATGGCGCTGGAGTTCGGCCGGGACGCCGACGGGTACGGCCTGCTCAGCTCGATCCTCGCGATCGGGTCGCTGTTCGGCGCCTTGCTGGCGGCACGCCGCGACCGGGCCCGCATCCGCGTCGTGATCGGCGGCGCGCTGCTGTTCGTGGTGGCCGCCGTCGTCTCGGCATTCATGCCCGTCTACTGGTTGTATGCCGTGACGCTCATGTTCACCGGCTTCGCCGTCGTGACCATGCTGACCACCGCGAACGGATACGTGCAGACCACGACCGACCCGGCCCTCCGCGGTCGCGTGCTGGCCCTCTACATGGCGATCCTCATGGGCGGCACACCGATCGGCGCGCCGATCGTCGGCTGGGTGGCCGCGGAGTTCGGCCCCCGCGCCGCGATTCTGCTGGGCGCGGGCGCGGGCTTCGTCGCCTTCGCGATCGGTGCCACCTGGCTCATCGTCTCGGGACGCCTGCACCGCCGGGAGAACGCCCGCTTCCGCCTGACGATCGACGAGACCCGCCCGCTGTCGGTGGTTCAGGCCTCGCCGGAGGAGTTCAGCGACGAAGTCGCCGAAACCACGCCGATCGCGCTGCCGATCGGCGACAAAGGCCGACCGGCCCCCGCCCGGCGCGCCGGCTGA